The nucleotide window CGATGCTCTAGACCCCTGTCCTAGGGACATCCTGGGTCTCGATCAGCACTCCATTCTCAGCCCCGACGCCCGAAGAGACCAGACCGAGACAGCCAGCTGAGAAGCCCGATGCCTCTGGGTGGGTGGCATGTGGACTGTGGCCCCGTCACAACCAACCAGGACTGACTGTGCCTTCGGCTGGGCTTTGCTGCTGTCAGTAATGACTGCATACCTCGCCATTGGTGTCCAAGTATCAAGTACCTTGCCCATTTCCAAAGGTGGTGTCTACGCAGACCATGTACTGTTCGATGGGCGCTCAACAAACTTTCACCAGGAATCATCGAagcacagcagcaacatctcCTACTCTAGCCACCATATTGGCCCATCATGCTGTCAGTCGTCCAGCAAAGTATCCCATTCTTTGACAACATCTTTAACCTTGCCAAGCCTCTCCTGGTCCTTCTCACAGTTACTGTCACTCTCTACAGCCTGTACCGATGGCTCCTCCCCAAGCCCATCCCCGGCATCCCTTACAATCCCCAGGCTGCCAAGTCTCTTCTCGGAGATGCGCCGGCCATGATCAAGGAAGTTAGCGCAACAGGCGAGTTCCGTGTCTGGTGTGCAAAGCAGATGAGACAGATGAATTCACCAATCTGCCAAATTTTCATCCGGCCCTTCTCCAAGCCGTGGGTACTTCTCGCCGACTTCCGCGAGGCCAAGGACATCCTGATGCGGCGAAAAGAATTCGACAAGTCATCCTTTCTGTCTGACGGGATGGCCTGCATGGGCTCCTTCCACGGCATTTACATGACCGGGGAAAAGTTCAAGGCCAATCGTCAGCTAATTCAGGATCTCATGACCACGAGCTTCCTCAACAACCACGTGGGCCCGGCAATCTTTGGCAAGGGGCTAGAGCTGATGAAGCTATTTGAAACAAAGATGCTTCTTGCTCGCGGACGGCCTTTTAGCGTCAAAAAGGATTTCGAGTACACATCTCTGGATGTGATGCTCGAGTTTGCGTTTGGCAAGAACTGGGTGCACACTTCGCTTGGCCCACAGATGGAACTTGTGGGCAAAATGCAGGCCGAAGATATCGATGCGATGATGGAGGGTAAGGACTCAGACGAACCGGTCGTGTTCCCGCTGGTGCCGCTCGTTGACTTCCTCAATTCCGTTTACGAGGCTCCGGAAATCGTGGAAAAAACCATCAACGCTCTAATGCCCAAGTTGCAaacatggtggtggtcaaaACAGTCTTGGTACAAACACATTTTCGATGCGAAGGAGCGCGCCATGAAGGAGCAAGTGGAGATTGCCATTAGCAACTTCCAATCTGGCTGTATTCAGACGGGCATTGAGCACATGTTGATGCGGGAAGCATCCAGAGCTGAAAAGGAGTGCCGGGCCCCGGATTTCAGGAGCAAGGTGTTGCGAGACGAAGTGAGTTGTGCATCCTTTCCGAGGAGTCCATAGTTGCGATCTAACAGCCTGTTCCGTCCAGATGTTCGGCAATATAGTCGGTGGCCATCACACCACCAGCGGCGCAATGATGTGGTTGACCAAGTATCTCACCGACCATCCCGTAGTCCAAAGCAACTTACGTTCAGTCTTATACACGACTCTCAGTGCCGCTAAGAACGAGAACCGCCTCTTCACCTTCGAGGAGATCCGGCATGCAAAGCTACCTTACTTGGATGCCATCATCGAAGAGATGCTCCGCATCAACGCCGTTCCAGTCACTCGCGAGGCCTTGACTGATACCACTATTCTGGGGTATCCCATCAAGAAGGGAACGCAAGTCTTTTTCATGTCCAACGGCCCCGGCTTCCTGTCGCCGTCGTTTCCCATCGACGAATCGAGAAGGAGCGAAACTTCGCGCGCTTCCAAGATCAATGCCACATGGGATGAGACTCAGGACTTGGCAGCTTTTGTTCCGGAGCGGTGGTTGGTACgcaaaagggaaggaaacgGTCTTCTGGCAGATGATGTAGACTTTGACGGAGCTGCTGGCCCGCAGCTCGTGTTTGGCTTGGGGCCGCGTACGTGCtgggggaggaggttggCGTACATGGAGATGCGGATCGTGATTTCCATGCTTGTTTGGAACTTCGAGCTGTTGAAGACCCCACCGGCGCTGTCATCTTATGCTGGACTGGAGGGCATTGCTCGTGTGCCGCAGCAATGTCATGTGCGGCTTCGCAAGCTGTGACTCAACGCTTCAAGGGAGAAATGGTTCGCAGCCATCGCCCCATGTAAGTTTACGTTGACGACCAAGAATGAATAATAGAACATCGACCCTattttcccttctccccttTGTCGTTGTGTGAATAGATGAGCCGTCACCGGAATCCAAGATATTGCTAGGAGAGAGGCACTGTAGAGGTATTCGGTGCGATATTGTCAGAACCCTGGCCCAACACTGTCTCTATCGCCAAGACATTGTCGGCCGAAGAAATCAGATGGGACGGTCCAAGACCGCAGCACGACTAGATACCTGTCGGTGCACTTTTCGTCGGATCCCAGGCTCCAGACTCCAGATACAAGATACATTGTACGCACATCAGATCGAAACACAATTTGAAGCTTCCTGTAactgcctagaggtagcaatGCGGCCCATGTTTGACGATGAACATTGTTTGCGCTTGTCTTTTACAAGTGAACAAAGAGAAATGTAGAATTGGTTATTGGGTAAAAAAGGGCaaaggaggccaagaacGCAGCCTGGAAGTAAATTCATCTTGTCCATGTGGGATACGCATATCATCCACCTCGATACCGTTCAAGGCACATCTATCTTCTCAGATAAACCTCCAGCAGACCCAACGGTCCATCATCAAAGACATTCTTGATCTCATATCTTTTGTCAGCCTGCTTCAAAAGCTGCTCAAACTCGGCCTTCGTGCGTTGTTTAGCGCCACAGTTGACCAGCATCACCATATCGACCTGGCGCACATTGCGCTCCTGATGACGTGGCCAGGTTCCAGGTTCGGGAATGATAATGTCGTTGATCAGTAGCGGAGTTTCGGGGCTTGAGTTCTCCAGACCGGGGACAAAGGCCTTGAAGATGGTGACCACGTCCTTGTCGGCCCAGTTGTGAGTGCATTGGCGGATCAGAAAAGCGGCGGCGTTCTTGACAGGCTGGGGATCGAAGAAGCTATGATGCATGTATTGCACTCGGGGGGCGAGGTCTTGGGTGAGAGATTCTTTGCCCTCAGCGAGCATGTCGGCGTTGGAGTCCTGCACGATGAAGTCCAAATCGGGGTAGATCTGTTTCCATTGTTAGGACGAGTCATGAGTCAAGTGGAAGCAGAGAAACAAAGACTTACCTGAGCCAAGCTCTTGGAAATGTGACCATTACCACCGCCGACATCAACGACGGTCCCCTTGAGAGCAGACCAGTTGAACCCATCCTTGAGCAGGAAGTCAAGGTGACTATCCATCTTCCTCAGGCCGGCCATAGCCTTGGCGAACCGCCGAGCCTTCTCCGGATCTTTTTGGTAGAACTCAAAGATGCCAACGCCATGTCGGGTGACAAAGGGGTTGAGGTTTTGGTGCGCCTCGTAAGGGTTTGCCTTGAGACTCACATTGCAGTCGGCAGCCGCCTTGAGCATCTCATCAAGAGAGTAGTGGACGACGGCCCGGAGCTGCTCATCCTGCTGAATCAcgagggaggaagggctgTGAGAAACCCTCCTAGGCTGCAATTCTTCGAAGATCCTGTAGGTCCTGAGCTGTCTGATGATGCGGCTGGTACGGTCAACATCAAGGCCTGCCTTGTTGGCGAGATCCTCAACTGCAATATCCCCATGAGCCGGTACGTGCTGGAAAAAGTCGAAGTCGAGAGCGACCTGAAGGGCACCCAGATCGTAGCCGGTACAGCAGAAGGCTCTGAGCCACTTCCTGGGACCGTCGATGAGGAGTTGCAGATCTTCCAGGTTCGCCTTGAGAGACGCGTGGAGGCGGCGATATTCAGGATGGTCGTGAGGGGGATCTTGAGATTCAAGGGAAAAGGATGGCTCGGGAAGTTTGTTGACCTGAAGATACTTGGTGATATCCTGGGCGGCGGAAAGTATGCTCTGCGCCAAACCCAGAATGGAGGGTGAAGGCGAGTCATTCACGCCGGCTGTTGAAAGGCTGCCCATCTTGGATGCTTGGTGGTAGTGTTGTCAGAGAAGAAACAATAGATGGAAGTGACTTGGAAAAGTGAATCAGACAAGAATGAATCAGCTCCCAAGATATGATGAGAACAATGGCACCGGAAGGTCAAGTATTTCAGAATCAGATCGCTGGAGTTGGTGCACAACCCACACGTCTTTGTAGATCGTCGACCAATGGGCGATGTGAGATCCCAGGCTGGCGAGCCTTTAGTGCTGACGGGCATGGATATGCCCGACGGGGATGGATGACATTCTCACGGCCCGCCGTACCAGTCGTGAATCCGGCCCGCTTGTAAGCACCATCCTCTGTCGGCCGATGAGCTGCATCGTTATCCAACATGGGTCTAATGGGCTGCGACTCTTGGCTCTCGGCCGAAGAATTTGGAAAAGAAGGACTTCGCACCGGAGCCGCAATGCAGATCCCGAGACCACTGCGTACTATCAGATGCAACGGAAACACGGAGTCCGGATTGGTGACGATAACGGCAGTTGGGGGTGCTATACGGTTGACAAGGCCATTGAAGAACGAAGTGGAACGCGTAGGCAATGAGCATAAATGACGAGAGCCGGACTCAACTGAacagagaaaggaagagaggaaTAAGGACGGAACCAGCCACTGCCCCCTTCATGTCATAAGATAAACGCCGGGCAACTTACTTTCAACAACCCATAGTCCACACGCTTTTCCATTCAACATTCTGCACACTTGACCGTGTCAGAGATCACCATCAAGTACGATAGCGATGTCTTCCACCTTCAAGCACGACCCTCATGAGCCGGTGGCCATTGTGGGCATGGGTAAGTCGTCTTTACCTCACGACTACAGAAACAACCAGTACTGACGTAGGGGTATGGCCAGCATGCCGATGGCCAGGCGGTGTTCACGACCCCTCTCAATTCTGGGAGTTTCTCCGGAACAAAGTCAACGGCTGGAAGGAGTTTGATGACCCGCGCTTCTCTTCAGCCGGGTTTCACCATCCCAACTCGGACCGGCCGGGCTCCATGTCCATGAAGGGCGCTTTTCTTGCTGAGCAGGATGCTCGTCTTTTTGATCACACCTTCTTCGGCATGACCGGTCTGGAAGTCGAAACCATGGACCCTTCGCAACGCAAGTTGCTTGAGGTGGCCTATGAAGCCATCGAGAGTGCCGGAGAGACGTGGGAGAGCGTTTCGGGGACCCGGACGGGAGTCTTTGTTGGCAACTTCTGCCTTGATCACTGGATGATTCAATCGCGGGATTGGGACAACCCGAGGCCGTATGCCTTTACTGGCGCCGGCACCAGCATTCTTGCCAACCGCATCAGCTATATCTTCAATCTTCAAGGGCCAAGGTGCGTAGCTTCTGCATGTCTCGGTTACAGGGAAACTGATATGGCATGTACTGACATCTAACGACAGCCTCACGGTGGACACCGCCTGCTCGTCCTCCATGTACGCCCTCCACCTCGCAGTCAACGCCATCCGCGCCGGGGACTGTGATTCGGCCATCGTCGCCTCGGCCAACTGGATCGCCGATCCCGGGGTGCAAATTGCCTTGGACAAGCTCGGCGCACTCTCCGCATCTGCGCGCTGCCACACCTTCGACGCTCGGGCGGAAGGCTACGCTCGCGGCGAGGGATTCGGCGCCATTTATCTCAAGAGACCTTCCCTCGCTATCGCCGATATGTCACCCATCCGCGCAATGATCCGAGGAACAGCCATCAACTCCAATGGACGAACCGGCGGCATCACGAGGCCTAGTGCCAACGGACAAGAGACGGTCATCCGGGAAGCATACCGCAACGCCGGCAATCTGCCGTTCCGCGACACCAGCTACTTTGAATGCCATGGAACAGGCACGTATGTCGGAGACCCAATCGAAGTAGCCGCACTAGGAAGAGTCTTTGCTCCAGAACGGTCTAGCGACGATCCGCTACTTATCGGTTCCGTGAAAAGTAACGTGGGACACGGGGAAGGTGCCAGCGCTTTGGCGTCCATTATGAAGGTTGTTCTTGCTCTAGAGCACGGTGCAATCCCACCCATCTACGATCTTCAAACCCGGAACCCCAACATCGACTTCGAGGGTGCCAAGGTTCAGCCAGTGACCGAGGTCACGCCGTGGCCCAAGGATCGCCTGCAGAGAGCAAGCATCAACTCGTTCGGTTATGGTGGTGCCAACGGTCATTGCATCATCGACCATGTCAACATCGTGCTGCCGGATTATGTTGCGCCAGGGATCTACAAGCGCAGCACCAGAGATACAACAAACGGTGTGAATGGTCATATGAACGGGCGCAACGGTTCGCCTTCGCATCGTCCCATGATTCAGAGGCCAAAGATGACCGCCTCGCCGAATGCCAACACACGACCActtgtcctcctccccctctctgCTCACAACGAAAACTCTCTCGAGCTGAACCTCAAAGCGTTGTCTCAAGTTGTCGACAAGTTACCGTTGGCAGATGTCGCATACACCTTGGGTGCCAGACGGTCCAAATTTGCCCAGCGATCCTTCTGCATCGTAGAGAAAGACAAGGTTGTTGAGGGCCTCGCGGCCAAGAGCAGGGTGGTAAGAGCACCATTGCAACCCACCAACCTTGGCTTCATTTTCACCGGCCAAGGCGCTCAGTGGCATGCCATGGGTGCCCAGCTGTTTGAGTATCGAGTGTTCTCCACAGCGATCCGGTACCTGGATCATGTCCTCAGCTCGCTGCCCAATGGTCCGGACTGGTCACTAGAGAAAATCCTGTCCGGAGACTGTGATGCTGCCCTCATCCAGAGAGCCGAGATTTCTCAGGCTGTTTGCACTGCTGTACAAGTTGGCCTGGTTGATCTGCTTGCCTCGTGGTCCGTGAGACCTCACAGTGTTGCTGGACATTCTTCCGGTGAAATGGCTGCGGCGTACGCTGCTGGTCGTATCACAGCTGCCGAAGCCATCGTAGCCGCTTACTTCCGCGGTCAGGCGGTATCACGGAACCGACAGACCGGTGCAATGCTGGCTGTCGGCCTGGGCCCTGAAGCGGTAGCCAAGTATCTCTCTGGCCTGGAGGATCAGGTCAAGGTAGCAGCAATCAACTCGCCAGGAAGCGTCACGTTGTCCGGCGATCCAGCAGCCATTGATAGTATCTCGAAAGCCTTGGCCGCCGACAGCATCTTCAATCGAAAACTCCAGACGGGCGGCAATGCTTACCACTCACACCACATGCTTCCCATTGGGCGTGAGTACATCGAGATGCTGAGCCAGGGCCTTCAACACATCCAGAAGCTCGGCCTTGCCTCACCAGAGCAGCGGTATCCCAAGGCATTGTGGGTATCGTCTGTCAAACCCAACAAAGACACAACTGAGTCGTTTGACGATCCATCCGCTTACTGGAGGGCCAATCTCGAGTCACCTGTGCAGTTCTCGGAGGCTGTTGCAAGCTTGGTACGCAACGAGAATGTCACCATCCACGCTTTGGTAGAGATTGGACCGCACCCCGCGCTGAAGAGCCCGGTGGAGC belongs to Neurospora crassa OR74A linkage group IV, whole genome shotgun sequence and includes:
- a CDS encoding sterigmatocystin 8-O-methyltransferase, variant; the encoded protein is MGSLSTAGVNDSPSPSILGLAQSILSAAQDITKYLQVNKLPEPSFSLESQDPPHDHPEYRRLHASLKANLEDLQLLIDGPRKWLRAFCCTGYDLGALQVALDFDFFQHVPAHGDIAVEDLANKAGLDVDRTSRIIRQLRTYRIFEELQPRRVSHSPSSLVIQQDEQLRAVVHYSLDEMLKAAADCNVSLKANPYEAHQNLNPFVTRHGVGIFEFYQKDPEKARRFAKAMAGLRKMDSHLDFLLKDGFNWSALKGTVVDVGGGNGHISKSLAQIYPDLDFIVQDSNADMLAEGKESLTQDLAPRVQYMHHSFFDPQPVKNAAAFLIRQCTHNWADKDVVTIFKAFVPGLENSSPETPLLINDIIIPEPGTWPRHQERNVRQVDMVMLVNCGAKQRTKAEFEQLLKQADKRYEIKNVFDDGPLGLLEVYLRR